In Lolium rigidum isolate FL_2022 chromosome 7, APGP_CSIRO_Lrig_0.1, whole genome shotgun sequence, the DNA window CCTGTTGACATGTAGGTGCTATTGTAATTGTAGAAAAACAATAGATATCTTATATACGTGTGATGGTCATGCTAATTACAGTTCTGTGCTCATTGCTGGCTCTAGAGCAATAATATCTTGTATACTTCTGTTCTCTATCTACTATGGCCTTGATCTGTAACTTTCTCAAAAGATTTTGTTTTTCTTACATCTAATACTTTTCATCCCATTCATGCATTACAGAGAGGAGGCAGGCTGAAGCTAACCGCATCAGAGAAAAGTACAACGATAGAATTCCTGTAAGTTATCCTTATTATTTGTTCAGTAGACTGTTTCCTTGCTGTTTCATTACTCGTGATTTGTTTGTTCTAATTTGTAAACAATCTATTCAATGTAGGTGATTGTTGAGAAGGCTGGGAAGAGTGATATTCCTGACATTGATAAGAAGAAGTCAGTACTGCTCAAACATTTTACTTTTTAGGATATTTCCATCTTTAATTCTTGTAGTTAAGTTAATTGTAGAAGGGGTGTTGCTAAGGTTATCCTCTAGGCTCTCTAGTTAGTATATGCGAATCATAGCCACAGTATGCTGTTACTCCTGCGTGTTCCTTAAATAGCATGGTGGGTACCTGGTGATAACTGATGGTAGTTTATGGCATTGTTATTTCTTTATCTTGAATTTTTAATCAGCAGTACAGCATGTGGCCTTTTGGTATGACTATACTGTCACTAGTGTCGTCACTGTAAATTGGGTTGTTTCTACTAGTAGTACACCATTGGCAATGTAGGTGAATCCTATTTAAATCTTGATAGGTTTTTATCCAAACATGTATATGGAGTATGATTTATTGGGAAGTCTACATCTCAATGGTCCAGAAGCAGTTAGTCTTGATGCATCAAAACATTGTTGCATGGCACATCAAAGCACTATCATATCAGGGCCACCCTTACTGACTTCATACTGTTTTATATGCTGATATCCGTCACCACCATACAGGTACCTTGTCCCTGCTGaccttacagttggacaatttatGTACGTTGTGCGGAAGCGGATCAAGCTTGGTGCTGAGAAGGCGATCTTCATCTTTGTGAAGGACACACTTCCGCCAACAGGTATGGAAAGCAAATGCAGCAACCTAGCTTCCCTGAACAGACTTGTGTCTAATTCATGTATTTTACTGCATGGTCCAATGTTCTCATCtgaattcatgtttgttatttgtTTGCAGCTGCCCTGATGTCTGCAATCTACGAGGAGAACAAGGATGATGATGGATTCCTCTACATGACCTACAGCGGCGAGAACACCTTCGGGCAGCTCTAGGCTATGGTTCCCCAGCAATCAATCGCTCAAGATGCCTCGTGTAAATAACGGCCGCGAAGCAACTGTGTATATTCTGGTTTGCCTTGCTGTGGAAGTCTTTATATTCCGTAACCAAGAAAAACATATTCGGATGTTCTAATGTCACATTACTTATTAGGAAGTTATTGACTCTTCTGAAATCGGTCAATTATATACTACTCCCTTGCTCATGCATGTCGTTCTGGTTCCTGGCAATTGCTGTTGCTGTAATGTTTTATAGTGTTAGTGTATCTCTCAGCGTGCCATTAAATCTGGTTGCTGTTGCCGCGTTGCGTGGCTCTACCGACAGTGAAAGGTTGCCAGCAGCACAGGGGCCTATTGTCGCCGGTGCCATAACTTTTCTGCCCCGTGTTTATGTTTCGGTTCTGTTGCTGCTGAGAGCATATCCTGGACTAGATGGATGGTGCTTGTTCATCATCATCTACTCATACGAGAGGGTGTCAGGATACTGCAGGGAATCATGGATTTGTTGCCGCACTTATTTTTTTGTTCTTATTATTGCTTGTGTGGATTGATTCTGAAACTAGCCTGTATAGTGCTTTCGCATCTGCTGTGAAATTCTTGCATGAGCAAGTTCCCCTCTTACAAATATTCGTCGTGGCCTCTTTCTTCATGCAATCCAAACAGACCTGAAGTTTTGATGACCACAGGATTCAGTGGGTTCGTTTTGGTAGATTTTGTGAACGAAACTTTGGTAGTCTTTACTGATTTAGCAGATGCGTGTGCCATTCCCCAGTAGATTCCAATCCAGAGGCAGATCTCGCGGTAAGGAACAACGAGCATATAATGTTGACGAAATTATAACGAGCATACAGTGTTTTACAGCCGTCCGATGGGGAGCGTGTCGTTTGTCAGTATTAGCAGGCATCAGAAAAAGCTGAGCGGCCGGGCTTTGAAAACGTAGGTTCCACATCCacttcgccgccgccaccgggctCGTCATCAACTTCTCGAAGAGCATCCATGGATCCTGAGGCACTCTCCTCCGCGGCCGAGGTGTTGGGCTGTGTGGTGGAGGGCTTCCCGCAGACCTACCTCGGCCTACCACTCTCCTGCGACAAGCTCACGCTCGAGACGTTCACGCCTCTCATCGCCAAGGCCGACAAATTCCTCTCGGGTTGGAGAGCTCTCCTGCTTTCCCCGGCGGGGCGCCAAGTCCTCGTCAATGCTGTGTTGGACTCACTGCCGACGCATGCAATGGCGGCGCTTCAGCTCCCTCCCGCGGTCATTTCCGCCCTTGATGCCCTTCGCCGGGCGTTCCTCTGGGGGGTTGGCGAGGGCCGGGCCTCCGGCGCCAAGTGCCTTGTCGCTTGGGACAAGGTCTGTCGCCCAAAGGATGAGGGCGGCCTCGGCATCCGCGTGCTTGGGCTTCAAAACGCGTGCCTCCTCGTCAAACTTCTCCACAGACTGCACGTCCAAACGGACACTCCTTGGGCGGCTTGGCGTTGGGCGGAGATCGGCGCCGGATCCATTGTCGCCGGCCCTGCGACCTTCTCTGGTGGGCACTGGGCTGCTCTTCGCAAGCTGGTCCCTCTGTACCGGTGCCTCACTCGGGTCGAGGTCGGTGACGGCCGCCGCACTTCATTCTTGCACGATGATTGGCTGCCGGATGGGCCGCTGTCAACCTCTGCGGCGGCACTCTTCTCCCACACTACTTCTCCGGAGGCGACTGTCGCCCAGGTTCTCGCTGGCGGCGTGGACAGCGTCTTGGTTCCGCGGCTTTCGCGGGTTGCGACGGACAAGCTGATCTCGCTCCACGCCACCCTCGCGGGATTGCCGCGTGTTGTTGGAGCTGACCGTCGCTCCCTCACTCGATGCTCCGGCTCCAAGAACAGGCTGGTCACCGGTGATCTCTACATGTTGTGCAACTTCGGCGGAGTTGTCTCCACCAACGCTGACTTCATCTGGAAAAGCCGCGCGCCGTCCAGGGTCATGTTCTTCGGGTGGCTGCTAACCATATCGCGTATCCAGACGCGTGACATGCTGCTCCAGAAGACCATCGTGGATGCTGCCGGGGCTGGCTGCCCCCTCTGCGACGCTGCGCTTGAAACCGCCAGCCATATGGCGCTCCACTGCCCCGTC includes these proteins:
- the LOC124675379 gene encoding autophagy-related protein 8C-like, producing the protein MAKSSFKLEHPLERRQAEANRIREKYNDRIPVIVEKAGKSDIPDIDKKKYLVPADLTVGQFMYVVRKRIKLGAEKAIFIFVKDTLPPTAALMSAIYEENKDDDGFLYMTYSGENTFGQL